The genome window TGAGCGGCTGGCCGGAGAGCAGCGCGGTGGCGCCCTCGTCGGTCAGCGTGCCCATGGCCAGGCTCAGGCTCTCCAGCCGGGCGACCACCGGCGCCCCGGCCACCGCGCTGGCTATCTCGTCCGCCAACTCGCTGTCCTCCAGGCCGAGGTGGCGCAGCGCCGGGAACCGCGAGCCGTCCAGGAACGGCGCCAGGTCGGGCACCGTGGCGTCACCGCCGTACCAGCTGACGCCCAGCCAGAGCTCCAGCCGCTCCAGCGCCGGCAGTTCGCAGGCGCCGAGGGCCCGCACCACGCCGCCCGGCAGGCCGCCGGTCTCCAGGCGCAGGGCGCGCAGCCGCTCGTGCCGCACCTCGGTCAGCACCAGGTCCTGGCCGCCGCGCACCACCAGCTCCTCCAACTGCGGGAAGGCGGTGAGGGCAGGGGTGATGTCGGCCATGTGCAGCCAGGAGAGCTCGTGCTCCTCGTAGACCACGTCGCCGATGAAGAGCGCCCGCAGGTTCGGGAACCGGTCGGCGCTGGCGGTGATCAGGGCGAGCGAGTCGGTCAGCGGCTCCTCGCCGTCCTCGAACCACGGGCCGATCACCACGGCGGTGATCCGCTCCGTGTCGA of Kitasatospora viridis contains these proteins:
- a CDS encoding STM4015 family protein, translating into MAISEHLKEFHGLPVHDLFPDTGGPKGRQPAPEAAAWRVAVRCYEDGPGFADRWQQFLDTVDTERITAVVIGPWFEDGEEPLTDSLALITASADRFPNLRALFIGDVVYEEHELSWLHMADITPALTAFPQLEELVVRGGQDLVLTEVRHERLRALRLETGGLPGGVVRALGACELPALERLELWLGVSWYGGDATVPDLAPFLDGSRFPALRHLGLEDSELADEIASAVAGAPVVARLESLSLAMGTLTDEGATALLSGQPLTHLRALDLHHHFLSDEMIERIRLALPEAEVDLSEQEREEGEWRYVANGE